Proteins encoded in a region of the Cygnus olor isolate bCygOlo1 chromosome 4, bCygOlo1.pri.v2, whole genome shotgun sequence genome:
- the LOXL3 gene encoding lysyl oxidase homolog 3 isoform X13 produces the protein MGHHSTWTWQELLVLLGVLWLWGGSAQPTPLGPTRSPAPQLKFRLAGYPRKHNEGRVEVFYNDEWGTICDDDFTLANAHVLCRHLGFVAATGWAHSAKYGKGVGRIWLDNVNCAGGEKSIGDCKHRGWGNSDCSHEEDAGVICKDERIPGFKDSNVIETEQSHVEEVRLRPVVSGARRRLPVTEGIVEVRYKDGWAQICDEGWDTKNSRVICGMMGFPAEKKVNRNFYKLFAERQQLNYRLHSVSCTGTEVHLSMCTFQFYQGNTSTACGAGMPAVVSCLPGPLFTSGSTHKKKQRQQQQGQLRIRLKGGAKAGEGRVEVLKSSEWGTVCDDRWNLLSASVVCRELGFGSAKEALTGARMGQGTGPIHLNEVQCLGTEKSLWSCPFKNITQEDCKHTEDAAVRCNIPYMGYENLETWYWDASNVTEMVLSGVKCAGHEMSLSHCQHHGSSLNCRNTGTRFAAGVICSETASDLLLHAPLVQETAYIEDRPLHMLYCAAEENCLSSSARLANWPYGHRRLLRFSSQIHNNGRADFRPKAGRHSWVWHECHRHYHSMDIFTHYDILTPNGTKVAEGHKASFCLEDTECEEDVAKRYECANFGEQGITVGCWDLYRHDIDCQWIDITDVKPGNYILQVVINPNFEVAESDFTNNAMKCNCKYDGHRIWVHSCHIGDALSEEASKRFEQYPGQLNNQIS, from the exons ATGGGACACCACAGCACGTGGAcgtggcaggagctgctggtgctgctgggggtgctCTGGCTGTGGGGGGGCAGCGCCCAGCCCACCCCTCTGGGCCCCacgcgcagccccgcgccccagCTGAAGTTTCGCCTGGCTGGCTACCCACGTAAGCACAACGAGGGCCGCGTCGAGGTCTTCTACAACGATGAATGGGGCACCATCTGCGACGACGACTTCACGCTGGCCAACGCGCACGTGCTGTGCCGGCACCTTGGCTTCGTGGCTGCCACTGGCTGGGCCCACAGCGCCAAGTACGGCAAAGGCGTCG GGCGGATCTGGCTGGATAACGTGAATTGTGCGGGAGGTGAGAAGAGCATTGGGGACTGCAAACACCGGGGCTGGGGGAACAGTGACTGCAGCCATGAGGAAGATGCAGGTGTCATCTGCAAGGATGAGCGCATCCCAGGCTTCAAGGACTCCAACGTCATTGAG ACAGAGCAGAGCCACGTGGAGGAGGTTCGTCTGCGGCCGGTGGTGTcaggggcccggcggcggctgCCGGTGACAGAGGGCATCGTGGAGGTGCGCTACAAGGATGGCTGGGCACAGATCTGCGATGAGGGCTGGGACACCAAGAACAGCCGTGTCATCTGTGGCATGATGGGCTTCCCTGCAGAGAAGAAGGTGAACAGGAACTTCTACAA GCTGTTTGCGGAGCGGCAGCAGCTCAACTACCGCCTGCACTCCGTGTCCTGCACAGGGACGGAGGTGCACCTCTCCATGTGCACCTTCCAGTTCTACCAGGGCAACACCTCCACAGCCTGCGGGGCCGGCATGCCCGCCGTTgtcagctgcctgcctgggccCCTCTTCACCTCTGGCAGCACCCACAAGAAGaagcagcgccagcagcagcagggccag CTGCGGATCCGGCTGAAGGGAGGTGCGAAGGCCGGGGAGGGCCGTGTCGAGGTGCTCAAGAGCAGCGAGTGGGGCACAGTCTGCGATGACCGCTGGAACCTGCTGTCAGCCAGCGTGGTGTGCCGCGAGCTGGGTTTTGGCAGCGCCAAGGAAGCCCTCACTGGGGCACGCATGGGCCAAG ggacagggccTATCCACCTGAACGAGGTGCAGTGCCTGGGCACCGAGAAGTCCCTCTGGAGCTGCCCCTTCAAGAACATCACGCAGGAGGACTGCAAGCACACGGAGGATGCAGCCGTCCGCTGCAACATCCCCTACATGGGCTACGAGAACCTG GAGACGTGGTACTGGGATGCCAGCAACGTGACGGAGATGGTGCTGAGCGGTGTGAAGTGTGCTGGCCACGAGATGTCCCTGAGCCACTGCCAGCACCACGGCAGCAGCCTGAACTGCAGGAACACGGGCACGCGCTTCGCCGCAGGCGTCATCTGCTCGGAGA ccgCCTCCGACCTGCTGCTGCATGCGCCGCTGGTGCAGGAGACGGCGTACATCGAGGACCGGCCGCTGCACATGCTGTACTGTGCCGCCGAGGAGAACTGCCTCTCCAGCTCGGCCCGCCTGGCCAACTGGCCCTACGGGCACCGCCGCCTGCTCCGCTTCTCCTCCCAGATCCACAACAACGGCCGTGCCGACTTCCGCCCCAAGGCTGGCCGCCACTCCTGGGTCTGGCACGAGTGCCACCG GCACTATCACAGCATGGACATTTTCACCCACTACGACATCCTGACTCCCAATGGCACCAAGGTGGCAGAGGGCCACAAGGCCAGCTTCTGCCTTGAGGACACAGAGTGTGAAGAAG ATGTGGCCAAGCGGTACGAGTGTGCCAACTTCGGGGAGCAGGGCATCACGGTGGGCTGCTGGGACCTGTACCGGCACGACATCGACTGCCAGTGGATCGACATCACTGATGTCAAGCCTGGCAACTACatcctgcag GTCGTGATTAACCCCAACTTCGAGGTGGCAGAGAGTGACTTCACCAACAATGCCATGAAATGCAACTGCAAGTACGATGGGCACCGTATCTGGGTGCACAGCTGCCACATCG GCGACGCGCTCAGCGAGGAGGCCAGCAAGCGGTTTGAGCAGTACCCGGGCCAGCTGAACAACCAGATCTCGTAG